In Pseudomonas lutea, the genomic stretch ATTTCCGCGATCGCCCCTCGGGCACGCTGCGGCTCAACGTCCCGGTGAGCGCCGCGCGGCTGATCCTCCCCTCAATCATCACGCCGTTTCTGCAGGCGCACCCCGACATCCGCATGGAAGTCATTACCGAAGAAAGCTTCGTCGACATGCTTGCCGCAGGATGCGACGCGGGCATCCGCTACGATGATCGGCTCGAGCAGGACATGATCGCCGTGCCGATCGGCCCGCGCGTCCAGCGTTTCGCCACGGCCGCATCGCCTGCCTATCTGAATGCCAGGGGCCGCCCGCAACACCCGCGCGAACTGCTCGATCACAGTTGCGTGCGCGGCAAATTTCCCAGCGGTTCAGTGCCATTGTGGGAATACGAGCGTGAGGGTGAACAGGTCCGCATCGACCCTCGCGGTCCGCTGACCGTGCGCATCGGCGGCGCCGTCGACCTGGCCGTGCAAACCGCTGTCGACGGGCTCGGCATGGTGTATCTGTTTGAAGACTGGCTGCGGCCGTACATGGACAGCGGCACGCTGGAGCCTGTGCTCGAGCCATGGTGGCAAACCTTTAGCGGCCCGTTTCTTTATTACCCCGGGCGGCGTTATTTGCCGTCTCCGTTGAAAGCGTTCATCAACTTCATCCAACAGATGCCCTGAACGCGAATATTGTCGGCGCCTGCTGCGCACTTAAAATATAAACCGGCGCGAAAGCTTAAACAGCAATACCTCGAAGGGAAGTTGTTCCGCGACCAAATAACAGGCAAAAAAAAACGCTGCATTCAATGCAGCGTTTCTTTTGTAGCGTTTGTAGTTGAAGCCGCCAGGGCACTGGCGATCAACCATTTTGACGACCGTAGCCCATGGTGGTGTAGTCAAGGCTGTGGGTCACACCAGCGTGGTCAACATAAACCATGGTGGATTGCACTGGACCATCTACTTTCTGTGGGTCCTGAGCAGTCTTGGTGCTGATGACCTTGGCAATGTCCAGGCCTTTGTGCTGGTTGTACTGCTCTACCTGAGTCAGTGGCGCATGTTGTGCGGCGGGAAGTTCGCCAGCGGCTGCAAAAACACTTACAAGGGACAGGGCGGCGAAGGCTAATACTTTCATGGTGGTTCTCCAGAAGTTTGCTTAAGTAGTCAGTGAGCAAAGCGCTTGTCGTTTTGCTTCTGGGGCCCATTCTGTTCGCGATCCGCGTTGATGATAAATACTTAAAATCGATACAGCCCATCACTGGTATCGATGCGCATTTTGATTACATCAACTCTGGCAATAGATTATTACCCGAACTGGGAGGAAGCATACTTTTGGGAGTGGGTGTAGGACTTCAAGTCGTATTTTGGTGCGGCGCCCTATCGGCCTGCCTGCTTTCGGCGCAGCCGCGTGACAGGCATTAAATAAACGTGAAATCGTGAAATATTTTTTAACGTATTTAAACAAAAGGCCGGATGAACGTACTACCATCCGCTTCGCTGACTCGTGACCACCCCATGATCCCGAACAGACCCCTATAAAGCGCTGGCCATCGGCACGGCGCTATCAAAACAAACCGAAGCCTTGATGCCCTTCCGCGACACTGCTCGTGGTGGAGTGCGTCAACCGTGATGACCTTCTGAGGTTGCGATGCAGAAATTGATGATTAACGGCCAGGAGCACGACCTGGATGTCGCTGACGACATGCCATTGTTGTGGGTCCTGCGCGACGTGATGGGCCTGACGGGCACCAAGTACGGCTGCGGCATCGCTCAGTGTGGCGTGTGCACCGTCCACCTGGATGGCCAGGCCGTGCGTTCATGCGTGCTGCCGGTCAGCGCAGTGGCCGGGCGCAAGGTCACGACCATTGAAGCGGTCGGCGAGCAGCCGGTGGGTCAGGCCGTACAGCAGGCCTGGCTGGCGCATGAAGTCGTGCAATGCGGCTACTGCCAGTCGGGGCAGATCATGTCCGCCGTCGCGCTGTTGCAGCAGCACCCCAAAGCCAATGACGAGCAGATCGTCGACGCCATGTCGGGCAACCTCTGCCGCTGCGCCACTTACACCCGCATTCGCGCCGCCATCAAAAGCGTCAGTCAGGCCTGAAGGAAGTCATCATGTCCGAATCACATTCATCTGCCGCGATGCTCTCGCGTCGCGGGTTGCTCAAGAGCGGCGCACTGCTGGGCGGTCTGGTCATCGGCACTTACCTGCCGGGGACAATCACTCGCAGCTTTGCCGCCGAGGCAGTCAAGGGCGCCAGCCTGGGCGCCAACGCCGAGCAGGGCTACGGCGCATTTGTGCGCATCGATCACAGCGGCGCCGTCACGCTGATTTCGCCGAAGATCGAAATGGGCCAGGGCGTCCAGACCGGCATCGCCATGATGGTTGCCGAAGAGCTCGAAGTACCATTGAGCCAGATCACCATTACCGAGGCTCCGCCCAATGCCGCGCTGTATACCGACGCCCTGCTGAGCTTCCAGGCCACCGGCGGGTCCACCTCCACACGCTACAGCTGGGAGCCATTGCGCAAGGCCGGCGCCGCCGCGCGCATCGTGCTTATCCAGGCCGCCGCGATGCGCTGGAAAGTCGCGCCGAGCCAGTGCCATGCCGAGAACGGTCGGGTCATTGGCCCCAACAACCTGAGTGCCGGTTACGGCGAGCTGGTTGACGCCGCCGCAGCGCTCCCGTTGCCCTCCGACATCCCGCTCAAGCCGATCAGCGAATTCAAGCTGCTGGGCAAGCCGGTGCAGCGACTGGACACCCCCAACAAGGTCAACGGTACGGCCAAATTCACCATCGACCTGCAAGTGCCGGGGATGCTGATCGCGTCCACCCTCACCTGCCCGGTCCATGGCGGCAAGCTGCGCGGCCTGAAGAATGAAGACGCCGCGCGCAAGATCGCCGGGGTGCGCGACATCGTTCGCCTGGACAATGCCGTTGCAGTCACGGCGAGCAACTTCTGGTCCTGCCAGCAAGCGCTGAAAGCGTTGGACATCGAGTGGGACATGGGCCCTCATGCAAGCCTGGATTCGGCCCAGCTGGACAAATCGCTGTTTGATGCCAGTGCGGGTGACGGCGTGTTCGCGCACCAGTCCGGTGACATCGCCGGCGCGCTGAAAAACGCCTCCAGCCGCTTCGAAGCTATCTACGAGCAACCTTTTCTTTCGCACTCGCCCCTTGAGCCGATGACCTGCGTGGCCCATGTGCGCGCCGATGCGTGCGAGCTGTGGGTGGGCTGCCAGGCGCCGGGGCTGGCGCAGATGGGCGCCGCGAAAGTCTGCGGCATGCCGGTCGAAAAAGTGGTCATCCACAACCAGTTGATCGGTGGCGGTTTCGGCCGTCGTCTGGAGTCCGACTTCATCTTCCAGGCGGTGGATATCGCTCGCCAGTTGAGCTACCCGATCAAGCTGATCTGGAGCCGCGAAGAGGACATGACCCACGACCGTTATCGTCCGCACTACGTCGACCGCCTCAACGCCGCGCTCGACAAAGACCTGCGCCCGGTCGGCTGGGAACATCGCATCGCCGGGGCCTCGGTGATGGCTGCCTACATCGGATCCTTGCCGCCCGATGGCGTCGACGGTGATGCCGTTGAAGTGGCCAAGGACCCGATCTACACCCTGCCAAACCTGCAAGTGCGCTACATCCGCCACGACCCGGAGGTGATCCCGGTTTCCTGGTGGCGCGGCGTCGGTCCGCTGCGCAGCACGTATGCCATCGAGTGCTTCATCGATGAGCTGGCACACAACGCCAAGGTCGATCCGGTGAAGTACCGACTGGCACTAATGCAATCCCAACCCCGCGCCCAGGCCGTGCTGACCAAGGCGGCGCAACTGGTGGAGTGGGACAAGCCACTGCCTGCCGGTGCCGGTCGTGGCGTGGCGGTGACGGCGGTGTTCGGCAGTTTCGTCGCGACCATCGTCGAGCTGGAGAAACAGGGCGACAAAGGCTTGCGGATCACGCGGCTGTTGACGGTCATCGATTGCGGTTTTGCCAACAACCCGACGTCCGTTGCTTCGCAGATGGAAGGCGGCACGCTGTTCGGCCTGTCAGCTGCGCTGTTCAACGAAATCCTCATTGAGAAAGGCCAGGTGCAACAGACCAACTTCCATGAATACCGGCAGATCCGCATGAGCGATGCGCCGCCTGTGGAAGTGCACATCGTCGACAGCGTCGAGACGCCTGGCGGTGTCGGCGAGACTGGCGCGGTGCCCGCTGCGGCGGCGCTGGTCAATGCCGTGTACGCCGCGACCGGTGTGCGCGAACGTCGTTTGCCGTTGAGCCGCTTTGGCTATTTCACTGTTTGAGGAGCGCGTCATGAAAGTTTTCAACACTGCGCTCGGACTCGTGGCCGGCTGCCTGGCGAGCACCGTTTACGCGAGCGACACCGCGCCCATGAGCAAGGGCGAGTACCTGACCCGTGCTGCTGACTGCGTGGCCTGCCACGTCGTACCGGGCGGCAAGCCATACGCTGGCGGGCTGGAATTCAAGTTGCCGTTCGGCAGCCTGTATTCGCCCAACATCACCCCGGACAAGGAAACCGGCATCGGTAACTGGACCGACGACGAATTTGTCGATGCCCTGCAAAAAGGCGTCGGCAAGGATGGCAAGCATTACTACCCGGCCTTCCCTTACACCTCGTACACGTTGATGCCCCGCGAAGACATTCTGGCGATCAAGGGCTATCTGTTCAGCCTGGAGCCGGTCAAGCAGGCGCCGCCCGAGAACAAGATCGGCTTCCCGTTCAACCAGCGCTGGGGAATGATGTTCTGGAACGCGATCTTCGCCTCCAACGAGCGCTTCGTCCCGGACAGCAAACAGTCCGCTGAATGGAACCGCGGCGCGTATCTGGTTCAGGGCCCGGGCCACTGCGGCGAGTGCCACACCCCGCGCAATATCTTCCAGGCCATGAGCACCGGCAACTCCCTGGCCGGTGCAGAGCTGGGCAACTGGCAGGCCTACAACATCAGTTCCGACGCCAAATACGGCATCGGCGCGTGGCCTGAAGAGGCCATCGTCAGCTACCTGTCCAAAGGCTACGCTGCCGGTTTCGGCGGCGCGGGCGGGCCGATGGGTGACGCGGTCGAGCACAGTCTGCGCTACCTCGACCCCGCCGACCTGAAAGCCATGGCGGTGTACCTCAAGAGCACGCCGGCGCGAAGCGAAGGCATTCCCCGGCCGTCCATGGTCATGAACGATGCGGCCCTGCAAAAAGGCCTGGGGCAGAAGCTGTTCAACGACACCTGCGTGGCCTGCCACCAGCTCGACGGCAGCGGGAGGCAGTCGCCGGCAGGCGGGTTGGCCGGTCTGAAAACCGTCAACGATCCAAAAGGGCGCAATCTGGTCGCGACATTGCTGGAGGGTCACACCCCAACGGCCGACCGCGTCGATCAGCGCATGCCTGATTTTGCCCGAAGCTACAGCGACGCCGAGCTGGCGGCTGTCAGCACCTTCGTGCTGCGTCGCTTCGGCCAAAGCAATGGCGAAGTCAAAGCGGAGGATGTGGCGAAGAATCGCGCCAGCGCGTTGCACTGACAGTCGGTGCTGATGCTGACTGGCTGCCCGCGCGGGTGGTGAGTCAGCAGCGCCTCGACGCGCTCAGGCGGTGTCAGGTCATCAGTACCTGCGCCGCCACCGTCGCCTTGTCGATGACCGACTGGACAGCGACGATCCGCCCCGCCTCGAACGTGTAGAACACGTTCTCTGTAAACCTCACCCTTCTGCCGTTGACCGGTACATCGAACAACTCACCTGCGGGCGTGCAGTCGAAGCACAGGCGCGCAGCGATACGTGGCGGCTCGGCGATCAGCAGGTCGATGACGAAGCGCAGGTCGGGGATGCGGCGAAAGTCCTCCTCCAGCATGCGCCGATAACCGTCCAGCCCGACGCGCTCCCCGTTGTAACGCACGTGCTCGTCCACGAAGTCACCCAACGCCAGCCAGTCCTGACGATTGAGGCAGGCGATGTAGCCTTGGTACGCCGCTTTGAGTGATGCAATGTCCATGGCTGCTCCTGAATGTTGTGGAACGCAAGTAGCACGCGGCGCTACTGTGGGACCGGCTTTAGCCGGGAAAAAGCCAGTATGAATAATGTTAAATTTGCAGTGTGGCGCATGATGTCTTCCCGGCTGAAGCCGGTCCCACTTGAGTACGCGCTGTTCCTGTGGGACCGGCTTCAGCCGGGAAGTGTTAACTTGAGGGGATCTAATGACCCAAGGCCTGACCCTCTCCATGCACCCTCCCTTTTCAGGCGCAAAAGTGGCCATTCTGTGCAATGGCATGCTGTTGACCTACCAGCGCGACAATAAGCCGGACATTCCGTCGCCTAACCTGTGGGACTTGCCCGGCGGCGGGCGCGAAGGCGAGGAGACGCCGGAAGACTGTGCCGTGAGGGAAACGCTTGAGGAGTTCGGCATCGTCCTGGACCCTGCATCATTCATTCACAAGCAGGTCTACCCCGGCCAGGGGAACAACGGTCTCGACACCTGGTTTTTTGTGACCGAGGTGCGTGAAGGCCTGTTCGATGAGGTGGTCTTTGGTGATGAAGGCCAGCGCTGGCAGGTGATGCCGGTTGAAAGCTTCCTGGCGATGGACAATGCCGTCGACCGTCTGCAGCAGCGCTTGCGCGAATTCCTGACGCAGTGATTGAGCACGCAATTCGGACGCCGAGCCCAGGCGCTGCGCAGGCGCGCTCGTCCGCAATACGACCCCTCAGGGCACAGCGATCACGGATGATTCTCAGCGCCGGATACGCCCACTGATACCCTGAGCAGCGATGCGTAACTGATCAGTTGCTCGCCACTTCCGCCGTATGACCGGTGGTCACCAACGCCTTGAGCGAGGCGTCGAATTGCTTCAGTGCATTGATCTGCAAATCACGTTGCTGATTGATCTGCGCAGCGATCTCTGGCGCGGCCTTGTCACGAACCCACACCGAGTTCAATTCCTTGAAACCCAGGCCTTCGGCTTTGCCAATGAATTGCAGGTTCGAGTCGTAGAAGGTTGCTGCGAAGCGCGCCTCGACCTGCGAGTTGCGTTTGGACACCAGGCGATTGTAGGTATCAAGCATCACCACAACATCAGGGCGCGCTTGCATCAGCGCATCCAGATTCTCGTAGACCGTCACCGACGCAAATTCTTTCTGCAGTGAGCCCTTCAACCAGTCCACCGCCAGCTTCGGATCGGAGCTGCTGATAAAGGCGTCACGGATCCGTGCATCGAGCGCGCCATTCTTCACACCCTTCAGTGCCACCGCATGGTAGCGCTCAAGGTATTCAAGGGTGCTGACGGTGTTTTCGCTGTAGAGCACGCCGACGCTCTGAGACGAATGAAGCGCCACACGGCTTTCAACCACCGGCAGCAAGTGGCAGGCTTCGGCATCGGCAGCATGAGCAGCGCCCGTTGCGGCGAAACCGCTGGACAGCACGGCGACAAGGGTCAGCAGGGTTGAAAGTCTCATCGCGTGGCGTCCTTCTAAAGCAAGTTCGGTATGGGGCCATCCTCCTTCCTTTCGGAAAAAAAGAGAACGCACCTGCCGTGATGGTGACTATCGATTTCCGGAATGGTAGTCAGGCTGAGAAACACCCTTACCGATGCGTCAACAAAGCCGCTCGCCATCCGCCCTTCCACGCTGCTCAGTAGACATACCGGCCGATCGTGCTGGCCACCTCGCGCAATGCCCCAGCCAACGCTTCACGGTCCAGGGAACCCAACGCCAGCCGTATCGCATGGGGCGCCGCGCTGGTGGTCGCGAAAGGCTCGGCGGGCGACACCGCGACGTTCCTGCTCAACAGCTCTCTCACCACCTGATCCGCCCTAGCATCCTCAGGCAGTGGCAGCCACATAAAGTAGGACGCCGGGTGACTGACGACGTTCAACCCGTTTAGCAGCTGCCGCCCCAGTGTTTGTCGGGCTTGGGCATCGTGGCGTTTTTCGGCCTCCAGGCGCAGAACGGTGCCGTCCTCAATCCAGCCGCACACCAGCGCGGTCATCACGCCCGGCGTGTTCCAGGCAGTCGCCCGGATCGCGCGCTCAATGGCGGCAATTCTGTCCAGCGGGGCGACCACATACCCCACCCGCAAACCGGTGGCGACGTTTTTCGAGAAGCCCGACACGTACACCGTCAGTTCAGGGGCCAGGGCCTTCAACGGCGGCGGCGCGTCCTCGACCAGAAACGCGTACGCCGCGTCTTCGATCAGCAGCACATCACGCTGCCGGGCGATGGCAATCAAACGCGCTCGCCACGACACATCCATGACCCAACCCATCGGGTTGTGCAACGTCGGCATGGTGTAAACCGCTTTGACGCGTCGTTGCTGGCATAGCCGTTCGAGGGCATCCAGATCCGGCCCGTTACACGTCAGAGGGATCGGCAACAGCTCCAGCCGGCAGGCCTCAGCCAGGACTTTGAAGCCCGAGTAGGTCAGCGCGTCCACCGCAACCACATCACCCGGTTTCAGCAAGGCCATCACGGTGACGGCCAGACCCTGTTGTGCGCCGCTGACGATGACCACCTCCTCTGCCTGAACCGCCAGGCCGCGTTCAGCCAGATGCCGAGCCATGCAGGCCCGCTCATGGCCACGACCGGGGTGGGGCTGGTAGCGCAACAAGGCGTCCAGATCACCGGACAGCGCCAACTGCCGAAGACCGGTGCGCAGCAGATCGGCCTGACCCGGCAGCGTGGGGTAATTGAAATTGAGGTCGAGTACGCCCGGGGCGGTGGCGTGCTGATGGACTCCGTGGCTGAGCGGCAGGCTGATTTCCCGAACAAAGGTCCCCCGTCCGGTCTCGCCGCTGACCAGCCCCATGGCTTCAAGCTCAGCGTACACCCGGGACGCGGTGACCAGCGCGAAGCCCTCTTGCGCGGCCAGCTGTCGATGGGTCGGCAGGCGCGTTCCCGGTGGAAGTTTGCCAGCCGCGATCTGAGCAGCGAGCCGGTCGACCAGCGATTTGTAACGGGCGCGGGGCATGACACTGTATCCATGACAATTTTTTGATTGTGCCGAGTCTGCGCTTTAGGGTGCCAAGACGAAACCAAGCTCGCCCATCCTTCCGACAAGCTGTCGCGCTCATGTACGCGGTGCGCTCGTCCCCTCAAAGGCTCGCCCTCATGGAACACTCCTCAAAGCTTCAGCCGCTTGCTAATCGGCCCCAGATGGGTGGATGGCTTAACGGGATCATCGGCGTGATCATTTTCAGCGGATCGCTGCCGGCCACCCGGATCGCCGTGCTGGAATTCGCGCCGCTGTTTCTGACCGTGGCGCGGGCGTCCATCGCCGGTGCTGTCGCGCTGTGCCTGCTGTGGCTGTTGAAAGAACAACGTCCCCGGCGCCAGCAGTGGTTCGCGCTGTTGATAGTGGCCAGCGGCGTGGTGGTCGGCTTTCCGTTACTCACTGCACTGGCTTTGCAGCACGTCACGTCGGCGCACTCCATCGTCTTCATCGGCCTGCTGCCGCTGGCCACCGCCGTGTTCGCCGTGCTGCGTGGCGGCGAGCGTCCCCGGCCGACGTTCTGGCTTTGTTCGCTGCTGGGCAGCGCGCTGGTCGTCGGCTTTGCCTGCGCCCAAGGTCTGGCGGCTTCGCTGACCGGCGATCTGCTGATGCTGC encodes the following:
- a CDS encoding LysR family transcriptional regulator, coding for MATDIQDLLSFVAVVNAGGFREGARLSGKSPSSLSDAVRRMESRMGVRLLNRTTRSVVPTEAGARLMERIVPALGEVEAALDVVNDFRDRPSGTLRLNVPVSAARLILPSIITPFLQAHPDIRMEVITEESFVDMLAAGCDAGIRYDDRLEQDMIAVPIGPRVQRFATAASPAYLNARGRPQHPRELLDHSCVRGKFPSGSVPLWEYEREGEQVRIDPRGPLTVRIGGAVDLAVQTAVDGLGMVYLFEDWLRPYMDSGTLEPVLEPWWQTFSGPFLYYPGRRYLPSPLKAFINFIQQMP
- a CDS encoding DUF2790 domain-containing protein, translating into MKVLAFAALSLVSVFAAAGELPAAQHAPLTQVEQYNQHKGLDIAKVISTKTAQDPQKVDGPVQSTMVYVDHAGVTHSLDYTTMGYGRQNG
- a CDS encoding (2Fe-2S)-binding protein translates to MQKLMINGQEHDLDVADDMPLLWVLRDVMGLTGTKYGCGIAQCGVCTVHLDGQAVRSCVLPVSAVAGRKVTTIEAVGEQPVGQAVQQAWLAHEVVQCGYCQSGQIMSAVALLQQHPKANDEQIVDAMSGNLCRCATYTRIRAAIKSVSQA
- a CDS encoding xanthine dehydrogenase family protein molybdopterin-binding subunit — protein: MSESHSSAAMLSRRGLLKSGALLGGLVIGTYLPGTITRSFAAEAVKGASLGANAEQGYGAFVRIDHSGAVTLISPKIEMGQGVQTGIAMMVAEELEVPLSQITITEAPPNAALYTDALLSFQATGGSTSTRYSWEPLRKAGAAARIVLIQAAAMRWKVAPSQCHAENGRVIGPNNLSAGYGELVDAAAALPLPSDIPLKPISEFKLLGKPVQRLDTPNKVNGTAKFTIDLQVPGMLIASTLTCPVHGGKLRGLKNEDAARKIAGVRDIVRLDNAVAVTASNFWSCQQALKALDIEWDMGPHASLDSAQLDKSLFDASAGDGVFAHQSGDIAGALKNASSRFEAIYEQPFLSHSPLEPMTCVAHVRADACELWVGCQAPGLAQMGAAKVCGMPVEKVVIHNQLIGGGFGRRLESDFIFQAVDIARQLSYPIKLIWSREEDMTHDRYRPHYVDRLNAALDKDLRPVGWEHRIAGASVMAAYIGSLPPDGVDGDAVEVAKDPIYTLPNLQVRYIRHDPEVIPVSWWRGVGPLRSTYAIECFIDELAHNAKVDPVKYRLALMQSQPRAQAVLTKAAQLVEWDKPLPAGAGRGVAVTAVFGSFVATIVELEKQGDKGLRITRLLTVIDCGFANNPTSVASQMEGGTLFGLSAALFNEILIEKGQVQQTNFHEYRQIRMSDAPPVEVHIVDSVETPGGVGETGAVPAAAALVNAVYAATGVRERRLPLSRFGYFTV
- a CDS encoding cytochrome c gives rise to the protein MKVFNTALGLVAGCLASTVYASDTAPMSKGEYLTRAADCVACHVVPGGKPYAGGLEFKLPFGSLYSPNITPDKETGIGNWTDDEFVDALQKGVGKDGKHYYPAFPYTSYTLMPREDILAIKGYLFSLEPVKQAPPENKIGFPFNQRWGMMFWNAIFASNERFVPDSKQSAEWNRGAYLVQGPGHCGECHTPRNIFQAMSTGNSLAGAELGNWQAYNISSDAKYGIGAWPEEAIVSYLSKGYAAGFGGAGGPMGDAVEHSLRYLDPADLKAMAVYLKSTPARSEGIPRPSMVMNDAALQKGLGQKLFNDTCVACHQLDGSGRQSPAGGLAGLKTVNDPKGRNLVATLLEGHTPTADRVDQRMPDFARSYSDAELAAVSTFVLRRFGQSNGEVKAEDVAKNRASALH
- a CDS encoding ester cyclase, with the protein product MDIASLKAAYQGYIACLNRQDWLALGDFVDEHVRYNGERVGLDGYRRMLEEDFRRIPDLRFVIDLLIAEPPRIAARLCFDCTPAGELFDVPVNGRRVRFTENVFYTFEAGRIVAVQSVIDKATVAAQVLMT
- a CDS encoding NUDIX hydrolase, translated to MTQGLTLSMHPPFSGAKVAILCNGMLLTYQRDNKPDIPSPNLWDLPGGGREGEETPEDCAVRETLEEFGIVLDPASFIHKQVYPGQGNNGLDTWFFVTEVREGLFDEVVFGDEGQRWQVMPVESFLAMDNAVDRLQQRLREFLTQ
- a CDS encoding PLP-dependent aminotransferase family protein, which produces MPRARYKSLVDRLAAQIAAGKLPPGTRLPTHRQLAAQEGFALVTASRVYAELEAMGLVSGETGRGTFVREISLPLSHGVHQHATAPGVLDLNFNYPTLPGQADLLRTGLRQLALSGDLDALLRYQPHPGRGHERACMARHLAERGLAVQAEEVVIVSGAQQGLAVTVMALLKPGDVVAVDALTYSGFKVLAEACRLELLPIPLTCNGPDLDALERLCQQRRVKAVYTMPTLHNPMGWVMDVSWRARLIAIARQRDVLLIEDAAYAFLVEDAPPPLKALAPELTVYVSGFSKNVATGLRVGYVVAPLDRIAAIERAIRATAWNTPGVMTALVCGWIEDGTVLRLEAEKRHDAQARQTLGRQLLNGLNVVSHPASYFMWLPLPEDARADQVVRELLSRNVAVSPAEPFATTSAAPHAIRLALGSLDREALAGALREVASTIGRYVY
- a CDS encoding DMT family transporter translates to MEHSSKLQPLANRPQMGGWLNGIIGVIIFSGSLPATRIAVLEFAPLFLTVARASIAGAVALCLLWLLKEQRPRRQQWFALLIVASGVVVGFPLLTALALQHVTSAHSIVFIGLLPLATAVFAVLRGGERPRPTFWLCSLLGSALVVGFACAQGLAASLTGDLLMLLAVVVCGLGYAEGAKLSRSLGGWQVICWALVLALPLMLVMTAISAPPSLSGISAQAWWSLGYVSLFSMLIGFVFWYRGLAQGGIAAVGQLQLLQPFFGLTLAATLLDERVSPGMLGVTAGVVLCVLGARRFSS